The Planococcus halocryophilus nucleotide sequence CATGAAAAAGAAATCGCGGTTTTGGTAGATGAAGCACATGGAGCTCATTTTCAGGCGGGTGCGCCGTTTCCAGTTTCAGCACTAGAGTTAGGAGCTGATGTTGTTGTGCAATCAGCCCATAAAACCTTGCCAGCTATGACTATGGGGTCATTTTTACATAGGGGCAGCAATCGTGTGAGTGGGAAAAGGATTCAAAAGTATTTACGAATGTTTCAATCGAGCAGTCCATCGTATTTAATCTTAGCTTCTTTAGATGATGCACGGGCGTATCTTCAAAGTTATTCGCCACCGGATATTCGGTCGTTTAATGAAAAGCGTGACCGTTTTTTAAGTAGTTTACGGATGATTCCACAGTTACTCGTAGTTGAATCAGATGATCCGTTAAAAATTATGTTACGCGTTTCTCACCATAGTGGCAACCAGCTAAAAGAAAAACTAGAGCAGGTTGGTATTGAAGTAGAATTAGCAGATTCTTTTCAAGTATTGCTGATTTTGCCTTTATTAAAACAGTGGCATGCGTATCCATTTGCAGAAATTCGCAGTCGTTTAAAAGAAGCGGTAGCTATGCTTGAAAGAGAAGATAGACAAGAAACAACACTGAAGGTTAAAAAGATAGATGATGTGACTGTGCCAGAGTTATCTTTTGAAGAAATTGATTTAGCCGACCAAGAATGGGTGTCTTACACACAAATTATCGGTCGCATTGCTGCAGGGATGGTAACACCTTATCCACCGGGTATTCCGTTAATTGTGGCGGGTGAAAAATGGACTTTACTTAAAGTAGAAGAATTAATGAATCATCTTGCAGCAAATGCGCAAATCCAAGGTGACCATCGTTTAGCGTCTAAGCAATTGCCCGTTCTTATGCAAGACACTCAAGTAGTAAGCAAAGTATAAAAGGGTATACTAAAGCATCAACTAGGATGAGGAGGGTTTTCATGGAGCAAGAAAAGTATGCAATCATTGATATTGGTTCGAATACCATTCGACTTGTAATTTATACACGGGACAAAAGTGGACGCTTTACTGAAAGTGAGAACGTTAAAGCAGTGGCTCGACTTCGCAGTTATTTAAACGAGGACAATGTTCTAGAGCAGGAAGGTATCGATATATTAGTGAAGACATTAAAGAGTTTTCAGGAAGTCACTCGTCATCATCAATTAAAGTCTATTAAATGCGTAGCTACTGCTGCAGTACGCCAAGCAGAAAATCAAGCTACTATTTTAACAACTGTAGAGGATGAAACCGATTTTTCTATCCGTATCTTATCGGAATACGAAGAAGCGTATTATGGATACCTCGCAGTAGTCAATTCAACACCGTTCACCAGTGGTATTACCGTGGATATTGGTGGAGGGAGTACGGAAATCACCTATTTTAAAGATCGTCAGCTTATCTACTTTTATAGTTTTCCATTTGGTGTGTTGTCTTTAAAAGAACAGTTTATCCAAGAAGATACGCCGAAAAAAGGAGAAATGCGTGAATTGCGGAGCTTTTTAAAAGAACAGTTTGATCAGTTAGAGTGGCTCGCGGATAAACGTTTGCCGTTAATTGGTATTGGAGGAAGTGCGCGAAACATGGCTCAAATTCATCAAGAGTATATTGAATATCCTTTTTCCGGTGTGCATCAATATATGATGAACAAGGACGATGTAGAGGAAGTTTATGACTTGTTGAATTCTCGAGATTTTTCAGAGCTTCAAGGATTAGAAGGTTTATCAAAAGACCGTGCCGACATCATTATCCCTGCTGTTGAAGTATTTCGTTATTTGATGGAGATGATTGATACAAAACAGTTTGCGCTCAGTAGAAAAGGCTTACGAGATGGCGTCTTTTATGAAGAGATGACAAAAAGCTTTGATTTGACCGTATTCCCCAATGTCATAGAAGAAAGCTTTCAAGAGTTAGCCATCGATTATGACATTAATTTAACTCACGCATTCCATGTGACAAATAGCGCCTTGCTCATTTCAAAAGCATTAGAAGCCATTGGTTTATTGTCTTTGGAAGAACAAGATTATAAACGCTTAAGACTGAGCAGCGCCCTTTATAATTTAGGTAGTTATATCGATTCGGAATCTAGTCATCAGCATACGTTTTATTTATTAAGCAACCGAACGATAGAAGGGTTATTGCATAAAGAACGCGTCATTATTGCATTGATGGCTTCGTTTAAAAACCGAGGGAACTTTAAACGAAATGTCGCGCTTTATGAAAAATGGTTTACTAAAGACGAGTTAGCAAAATATACCTTACTCGGAGCGATTATTAAAATGGCTTATAGTCTAAATGCGACAAAACGAGATATAGTTGAAAAGATCGAGCTCGAGCAACAAGAGGATGTGTTGGTTTTTTCGGTTCAATGTCGCGAAGACTGGAAGCCTGAGCAATACCAAGTGGAAAAACAAAAAAAACATTTGGAAAAACAACTTAAACAATCGGTGGAATTTAGGTTTTATAAATAATTAAGTGCTGAAAAAAGAGTAAAAGGTGGTGTCGGCAGTGGAAACAGGGAAAAAGAAGAACGTGGAACTCAGAAATCCAGCTTATTATAATAACCGTGAATTGAGCTGGCTGGCTTTTAACGAACGCGTTCTGCAAGAAGCACTTGATAAAAAAAATCCTTTACTGGAACGGCTGAAGTTTTTGGCGATTTTTAGTTCGAATTTAGACGAATTTTTTATGGTTCGTGTAGCTGGGTTACAAGATCAAGTAAAAGTTGGCTTTGCGAAACCTGAAAACAAAGCAGGAATGACACCAAAGCAACAGTTAAATGAAATCGCAATGAAAACTCATCAACTTGTAGACTTGCAGTACGAAGCATTACAAAATACTTTGTTA carries:
- a CDS encoding aminotransferase class I/II-fold pyridoxal phosphate-dependent enzyme; the encoded protein is MTQRRPIVDALIQFQKKQPISFHVPGHKHGILSGLPKEIQPALSYDLTELTGLDDLHYPEGVIQEAQLLLAEAYGAKESFLLVNGSTVGNLAMIHAACNEGDVVIVQRNSHKSIFHALELAHVSPVYVAPRWDEYSMTAAAVSLTAIKAAIDAYPEAKAVVLTYPNYYGVVSDELSEIISLCHEKEIAVLVDEAHGAHFQAGAPFPVSALELGADVVVQSAHKTLPAMTMGSFLHRGSNRVSGKRIQKYLRMFQSSSPSYLILASLDDARAYLQSYSPPDIRSFNEKRDRFLSSLRMIPQLLVVESDDPLKIMLRVSHHSGNQLKEKLEQVGIEVELADSFQVLLILPLLKQWHAYPFAEIRSRLKEAVAMLEREDRQETTLKVKKIDDVTVPELSFEEIDLADQEWVSYTQIIGRIAAGMVTPYPPGIPLIVAGEKWTLLKVEELMNHLAANAQIQGDHRLASKQLPVLMQDTQVVSKV
- the ppx gene encoding exopolyphosphatase → MEQEKYAIIDIGSNTIRLVIYTRDKSGRFTESENVKAVARLRSYLNEDNVLEQEGIDILVKTLKSFQEVTRHHQLKSIKCVATAAVRQAENQATILTTVEDETDFSIRILSEYEEAYYGYLAVVNSTPFTSGITVDIGGGSTEITYFKDRQLIYFYSFPFGVLSLKEQFIQEDTPKKGEMRELRSFLKEQFDQLEWLADKRLPLIGIGGSARNMAQIHQEYIEYPFSGVHQYMMNKDDVEEVYDLLNSRDFSELQGLEGLSKDRADIIIPAVEVFRYLMEMIDTKQFALSRKGLRDGVFYEEMTKSFDLTVFPNVIEESFQELAIDYDINLTHAFHVTNSALLISKALEAIGLLSLEEQDYKRLRLSSALYNLGSYIDSESSHQHTFYLLSNRTIEGLLHKERVIIALMASFKNRGNFKRNVALYEKWFTKDELAKYTLLGAIIKMAYSLNATKRDIVEKIELEQQEDVLVFSVQCREDWKPEQYQVEKQKKHLEKQLKQSVEFRFYK